The proteins below come from a single Halobacillus salinarum genomic window:
- a CDS encoding GNAT family N-acetyltransferase has translation MTRIKGSKLTLRKATQQDAYDMYYWKFEDPVKEAKEWNGPYIPETFHEKEEFLKAWDPDEEIMPGTLDMLIIEVNSHFIGAVMAYWIDKNTDWLETGIVIYDPQYWNGGYGYEAYYLWLDYLFQTTGLHRLGMSTWSGNHRMMRVAEKTGMIEEARIRQARQVEGKYYDAVKMGVLRSEFYQ, from the coding sequence ATGACAAGAATAAAAGGCAGTAAATTAACGTTAAGAAAAGCCACTCAGCAGGACGCATATGATATGTATTATTGGAAGTTTGAAGACCCGGTAAAAGAAGCAAAGGAATGGAATGGTCCATACATACCAGAAACCTTTCATGAAAAAGAGGAATTCCTTAAAGCATGGGATCCTGATGAAGAAATTATGCCAGGAACGCTGGACATGCTGATTATAGAAGTAAACAGCCATTTTATTGGGGCAGTGATGGCCTATTGGATCGACAAAAATACCGACTGGCTCGAGACAGGAATTGTTATTTACGATCCGCAGTATTGGAACGGCGGATACGGATATGAAGCTTATTATCTATGGCTGGACTACTTATTTCAGACGACAGGTCTCCACCGACTGGGGATGTCCACCTGGTCGGGCAATCACCGGATGATGCGTGTCGCAGAAAAAACAGGGATGATAGAGGAGGCGCGTATTCGTCAAGCCCGCCAAGTAGAAGGAAAATATTATGATGCGGTCAAAATGGGAGTCTTGCGTTCAGAATTTTATCAATAA
- the argC gene encoding N-acetyl-gamma-glutamyl-phosphate reductase, whose protein sequence is MKAGIVGATGYGGLELIRLLSDHPEVESLTLYSTSDAGKSFENLYSHMNTVITQKLEEINPESMQERLDIVFLATPPGVSRELTPKLAGRGLKVIDLSGDLRLTDPQQYTEWYKQEAASEEVLERAVYGLSEWNQKKIKEADIIANPGCYPTASLLGLGPIIQERLAIPETVVIDAKSGVSGAGKNPNPLTHFGHAQENFQIYKVNQHKHIPEIEQQLKTWNDEMSTVTFSTHLVPMTRGIMATIYLKLSEPQTTEQLLQLYENYYSMHPFVRVRQEGQFPCTKHVYASNYCDIGLTIDSRTNRVTIVSVIDNLMKGAASQAVQNMNLQFGIEETAGLQGLPLYP, encoded by the coding sequence TTGAAAGCAGGAATAGTCGGAGCCACTGGATACGGTGGTTTAGAGCTGATCAGGCTGTTATCTGACCACCCAGAAGTGGAAAGCCTCACGTTATACTCCACTTCGGATGCTGGGAAGTCATTTGAAAATTTATACAGTCACATGAATACAGTAATCACTCAAAAACTTGAAGAAATTAATCCTGAATCCATGCAGGAGAGGTTGGATATTGTTTTTTTGGCTACACCTCCGGGAGTATCACGCGAACTTACTCCGAAATTAGCTGGTCGAGGACTTAAGGTCATTGATCTATCAGGAGATCTTCGCTTAACCGATCCGCAACAGTACACCGAATGGTACAAACAAGAGGCAGCATCGGAGGAAGTCCTTGAGCGCGCTGTGTATGGACTCAGTGAATGGAATCAAAAGAAAATCAAAGAAGCGGATATTATTGCCAATCCCGGCTGTTATCCTACAGCATCCCTGCTGGGACTAGGCCCGATTATTCAAGAGCGGCTCGCTATTCCTGAAACGGTGGTCATTGATGCGAAATCAGGGGTTTCAGGAGCGGGAAAAAACCCTAATCCTCTTACGCACTTTGGTCATGCACAGGAAAATTTTCAAATTTATAAAGTCAATCAGCACAAACACATTCCAGAAATTGAACAGCAGCTGAAGACATGGAATGACGAAATGTCAACAGTAACGTTCTCTACCCATCTCGTTCCGATGACGCGGGGAATCATGGCAACCATTTATCTTAAGCTAAGCGAACCACAAACTACAGAACAATTGCTTCAGCTGTATGAAAACTACTATTCTATGCATCCGTTTGTAAGAGTAAGGCAGGAAGGTCAATTTCCCTGTACCAAACATGTCTATGCATCGAATTATTGCGATATCGGCTTAACGATAGATTCAAGGACAAATCGGGTAACCATTGTCTCGGTGATTGATAATTTAATGAAAGGCGCAGCGAGTCAGGCTGTGCAAAATATGAATCTTCAATTTGGGATCGAAGAAACGGCAGGCTTACAAGGACTGCCTCTTTATCCATAA
- the argJ gene encoding bifunctional ornithine acetyltransferase/N-acetylglutamate synthase, whose protein sequence is MLQTTDKHKISKLDGGTVLSPLGYKSGGLHSGLRREKKDFGLLLSDHPASCAAVYTQSHFQAAPLKVTQESIAASQKLQAVVINSAVANACTGKEGLSNAYTMRQWIAERFQLPPEYVAVASTGVIGEQLPMDKIKTGCDQVVPTRTGAEDFQKSILTTDTCQKAACYQLAVDGHTVTIGGAAKGSGMIHPNMATMLGFVTTDANIESCHLQNALKSCIDKSFNQITVDGETSTNDMVLTLANGEVNHQPLSPAHKDWSTFVQTMQLVCEDLAKQIARDGEGATKLVEVNVQGAYSHEEARIIAKKVVGSNLVKTAVYGQDANWGRIIGAVGHSEAKVNPEACEVYIEDQLVFSQGTPCLFSEEEATKALRKDKVKIEILLSEGGGFGTAWGCDLTYDYVKINASYRS, encoded by the coding sequence GTGCTGCAAACCACGGATAAGCACAAGATCAGCAAGCTGGACGGTGGGACAGTATTATCTCCATTGGGCTATAAATCAGGAGGGCTCCATAGTGGCCTTCGACGGGAAAAGAAAGATTTCGGCTTATTATTAAGTGACCATCCTGCTTCTTGTGCGGCCGTGTACACACAGAGTCATTTCCAGGCTGCCCCGTTAAAAGTAACGCAGGAAAGCATTGCGGCATCACAGAAACTTCAGGCAGTAGTGATTAACAGTGCAGTGGCCAATGCTTGTACAGGAAAAGAAGGCTTATCGAATGCTTATACAATGCGTCAATGGATCGCAGAAAGGTTCCAATTACCCCCGGAATATGTCGCGGTAGCCTCTACAGGAGTTATTGGAGAACAGCTGCCTATGGACAAAATCAAGACAGGATGTGATCAAGTCGTACCAACGAGAACAGGCGCAGAAGATTTTCAAAAGTCAATTTTAACAACCGACACGTGCCAGAAAGCAGCCTGTTATCAATTAGCGGTCGACGGCCATACCGTTACGATAGGTGGGGCGGCGAAAGGATCCGGCATGATTCACCCTAATATGGCAACGATGCTCGGATTTGTTACGACCGATGCAAACATTGAATCCTGTCATTTACAAAACGCCTTAAAAAGCTGCATTGATAAGTCTTTTAACCAAATTACGGTCGATGGGGAAACGTCGACAAATGACATGGTACTGACGCTCGCGAATGGTGAAGTTAATCACCAGCCATTAAGTCCAGCTCATAAAGACTGGTCAACCTTTGTGCAGACGATGCAGCTCGTGTGTGAAGATCTGGCTAAACAAATTGCCAGAGACGGAGAAGGAGCTACGAAGCTGGTCGAAGTGAACGTACAAGGGGCTTATTCTCATGAAGAAGCAAGAATTATAGCGAAGAAAGTCGTAGGCTCGAATTTAGTCAAAACGGCCGTCTACGGACAGGATGCCAATTGGGGTCGAATTATTGGTGCGGTCGGGCATAGTGAAGCAAAAGTCAACCCTGAAGCCTGCGAGGTGTACATCGAAGACCAGCTTGTATTTAGTCAAGGGACACCTTGTCTATTTTCTGAAGAAGAAGCAACAAAGGCACTAAGGAAGGACAAAGTGAAAATAGAAATATTATTATCTGAAGGCGGCGGCTTCGGAACGGCTTGGGGGTGTGATCTAACCTATGACTATGTCAAAATCAACGCTAGCTATCGCTCATAA
- the argB gene encoding acetylglutamate kinase produces the protein MSKSTLAIAHNYKPVIVVKLGGSMISQLTEQFYASLKKLTDVYECIIVHGGGPAITSMLERLNIQGEFHEGLRKTTPETLEVVEMTMGGKVNAHVTSKLAEQGVRAVGLKGSDANLITASLIDSETLGLVGKVDEVETTFLTNCLRGGYMPVIAPLGKMLDGRTVNINADIAASAIAKAMNAEKLLIVTDVPGIMHNGEVIEETTPDEISALISTGGIYGGMIPKVQSAVEALSERLAEVMIVSGKQAVIENGVMTGTKICAKRKEGVE, from the coding sequence ATGTCAAAATCAACGCTAGCTATCGCTCATAATTATAAACCGGTGATCGTTGTCAAACTAGGCGGTAGTATGATCAGTCAATTAACGGAGCAGTTTTATGCAAGTTTGAAAAAGCTTACCGATGTTTACGAATGTATTATTGTACATGGTGGAGGCCCCGCCATTACTTCCATGCTGGAGCGGCTGAATATTCAAGGCGAATTCCACGAAGGGTTAAGGAAAACGACCCCGGAGACCCTTGAGGTTGTAGAAATGACCATGGGTGGAAAGGTAAATGCCCACGTAACATCCAAACTGGCAGAGCAAGGGGTCCGCGCTGTCGGTTTGAAGGGATCGGATGCAAATTTAATAACGGCTAGCCTGATAGATTCAGAAACACTAGGATTAGTTGGAAAAGTAGATGAAGTAGAAACCACCTTCTTAACCAATTGTCTGCGAGGAGGTTATATGCCAGTCATCGCTCCGTTAGGAAAAATGCTGGATGGCCGGACCGTAAACATCAATGCGGACATCGCTGCATCTGCTATTGCAAAAGCGATGAATGCAGAAAAACTGCTGATTGTGACAGATGTACCTGGAATTATGCATAACGGTGAGGTGATTGAAGAAACCACGCCGGATGAAATTTCTGCGCTTATCTCAACTGGGGGGATATACGGGGGAATGATTCCAAAGGTTCAATCGGCTGTCGAAGCTCTTTCCGAGCGGCTGGCAGAAGTGATGATTGTGAGCGGCAAGCAGGCAGTGATCGAAAACGGAGTAATGACAGGGACTAAAATTTGTGCGAAAAGAAAGGAAGGAGTCGAGTGA
- a CDS encoding acetylornithine transaminase: MNLFPTYKRFPINIVSGKGTVVTDENGKDYLDFVSGIAVCNLGHCPENVKQAVEDQMEKIWHVSNLYQLPEQEEAASWLTRFTELDHVFFCNSGAEANEAAIKLARKYTGKEKIYSFKQSFHGRTFATMSATGQEKIQQGYGTLLPTFEYLPYNDPEAVNNLTDENTAAIMVEVIQGEGGVIPGSSEFLQAVQKKCEQLNCLLIIDEVQTGIGRTGYPFAYQHHHLDPDIVTSAKGLGSGFPVGAMLGKSKLKASFSAGAHGTTFGGNPLATAAVTATLNTIFNDSFLKGVRDKGAAFKQTLETKLAPFDLVETIRGQGLMIGIVLKEAAMPLLQKLQELGLMTVLAGPNVIRLLPPLTVTESELNQASELLETAIKQYQDSLYSQTTGSKK, from the coding sequence GTGAATTTATTTCCGACCTATAAAAGGTTTCCAATAAATATTGTATCCGGCAAAGGAACTGTAGTCACGGATGAAAATGGAAAAGACTATTTAGACTTTGTTTCCGGTATTGCCGTCTGTAACTTAGGGCATTGCCCGGAAAATGTCAAACAAGCAGTTGAAGACCAGATGGAGAAAATCTGGCATGTTTCAAATTTGTATCAGCTGCCGGAGCAGGAGGAAGCAGCTTCCTGGCTGACGAGGTTTACAGAGCTTGATCATGTATTTTTCTGCAACAGTGGAGCCGAAGCAAATGAAGCAGCAATCAAGCTGGCTAGAAAGTATACAGGAAAAGAGAAAATATACAGTTTCAAACAGTCGTTTCACGGCCGCACATTTGCGACAATGAGTGCAACCGGGCAGGAAAAGATCCAGCAGGGATATGGTACTTTACTTCCTACATTTGAATACCTTCCGTACAACGATCCGGAGGCTGTCAATAACCTTACAGATGAAAATACAGCAGCCATTATGGTGGAAGTGATTCAAGGTGAGGGAGGAGTGATTCCAGGGTCGAGCGAATTTTTACAAGCGGTGCAGAAGAAATGTGAACAGCTGAACTGCTTATTGATCATTGATGAAGTCCAGACGGGAATCGGGCGGACCGGTTATCCATTTGCCTACCAGCATCACCACCTGGATCCGGATATTGTAACTTCAGCCAAAGGATTAGGGAGCGGATTCCCTGTAGGTGCGATGCTCGGTAAATCGAAGCTCAAAGCCTCTTTCTCAGCTGGGGCTCACGGAACAACTTTTGGCGGCAACCCGCTTGCTACAGCAGCAGTTACAGCTACATTGAACACGATATTCAATGACAGCTTTCTCAAAGGAGTAAGAGATAAAGGAGCAGCGTTTAAGCAGACACTTGAAACTAAACTGGCACCGTTCGATTTAGTGGAGACCATTCGTGGTCAAGGCTTAATGATTGGGATTGTGCTTAAAGAAGCAGCCATGCCGCTCCTGCAAAAACTGCAGGAATTAGGGCTGATGACAGTCTTGGCGGGGCCGAATGTAATCCGTCTGCTGCCCCCGTTAACGGTAACAGAAAGCGAATTAAATCAAGCTTCCGAGCTTTTGGAAACAGCAATTAAGCAGTATCAAGATTCGCTTTATTCACAAACAACAGGATCTAAAAAGTAA
- a CDS encoding carbamoyl phosphate synthase small subunit, which translates to MQGYVSLQDGQQFAGEASKEWEHPIEGEIVFFTGMTGYQEVITDPSYRGQIVVFTYPLIGNYGVNEDDSESVKPQVSGVIMLHCAEFPSHYKSTLSLKEYLNKYNVPYLTGVDTREVTKAIRQNGTSQAVIANQPVDCSDTEMVGQMFQASGDEVETHGSGSPHIALIDFGLKQSILSVLLKKGARVTVVPFTKLKAMKDIHPDGIVLSNGPGNPKDAEHFLKEIKHLIDSSPTLGICLGHQIIALAYGGNTLKLSFGHRGANHPVKDVDTGRVFLTSQNHNYVVDEGSLVLTDLQKRFYNVNDQSVEGLAHKDKPILSAQFHPEANPGPEDAEWLFDDFFSLISVKKGVKAYA; encoded by the coding sequence ATGCAAGGTTATGTAAGCTTACAGGACGGTCAGCAATTTGCCGGTGAGGCATCAAAAGAATGGGAACACCCCATAGAAGGAGAAATCGTGTTCTTCACAGGAATGACAGGATACCAGGAGGTTATTACTGATCCTTCCTATAGAGGACAGATTGTTGTATTTACCTATCCGTTAATTGGGAACTACGGCGTGAATGAAGATGATTCAGAAAGCGTCAAGCCTCAGGTGAGCGGGGTGATCATGCTTCATTGTGCGGAGTTTCCATCTCATTATAAATCAACATTGTCCTTGAAAGAGTATTTAAATAAATATAACGTACCTTATTTAACCGGTGTGGATACTCGAGAAGTGACAAAAGCCATCAGACAAAATGGAACGAGTCAGGCAGTCATTGCCAACCAGCCGGTTGATTGTTCGGATACTGAGATGGTTGGGCAGATGTTTCAGGCCTCCGGCGATGAAGTAGAAACGCATGGTTCAGGCAGTCCTCACATTGCATTAATCGACTTTGGTCTTAAACAATCGATTTTATCTGTACTGCTTAAAAAAGGAGCGCGTGTCACTGTCGTTCCTTTTACAAAACTTAAAGCTATGAAAGATATTCACCCTGACGGCATCGTTCTATCTAACGGCCCGGGTAATCCTAAAGACGCTGAGCATTTCCTGAAGGAGATCAAGCATCTGATTGACAGCAGCCCTACGTTAGGCATTTGCCTCGGCCACCAGATCATTGCACTTGCTTACGGCGGCAACACCTTAAAGCTTTCTTTCGGACATCGCGGGGCTAATCACCCAGTCAAAGACGTGGATACGGGACGTGTGTTTTTAACATCGCAAAATCATAACTACGTAGTCGATGAAGGAAGTCTTGTTCTTACAGACTTGCAAAAGCGGTTTTATAATGTAAACGATCAATCGGTTGAAGGGCTCGCTCATAAGGATAAACCTATCCTTTCAGCACAATTTCATCCGGAAGCAAATCCAGGACCTGAAGATGCCGAATGGCTCTTTGACGATTTCTTTTCCCTGATTTCCGTGAAGAAAGGAGTGAAGGCTTATGCCTGA
- the argF gene encoding ornithine carbamoyltransferase — protein MNLMEQMMTQTYSLKDRDVLTWLDFTQSDVSKLLALAQDVKENPYSNILSGKTLGMIFEKSSTRTRVSFEVGMVQLGGHATYLNTRDIQVGRGETIADTAKVLSGYVDAIMYRTSSHEKLQDLAENASIPVINGLCDKYHPCQALADIFTILELKGRLSGVKVVYIGDGNNVSHSLMIICAMMGMDITIVTPEGYEPDETIFNKSQAIAAEHQGAVKWSHDPETSVKEADVIYTDVWASMGQEEEAGERLTAFKAYQVNESLLSKAKEDVSFLHCLPAHREEEVTAEVIDGPHSAVFQQAENRLHVQKAILLSVIHG, from the coding sequence ATGAATTTAATGGAACAAATGATGACACAGACATATTCTTTGAAGGATCGGGATGTGCTGACTTGGCTTGACTTTACCCAGTCTGACGTTTCCAAGCTGCTTGCTCTAGCTCAGGATGTAAAGGAAAATCCATACTCCAACATTCTCAGCGGCAAGACATTAGGAATGATCTTTGAAAAATCATCAACGAGAACACGTGTCTCCTTTGAAGTAGGAATGGTCCAGCTTGGCGGCCATGCGACGTATTTAAATACACGGGATATTCAAGTCGGCCGCGGGGAAACGATAGCCGATACGGCAAAAGTACTATCGGGTTATGTCGATGCGATCATGTACAGAACGTCTTCTCATGAAAAGCTCCAGGACCTTGCTGAAAATGCCTCTATCCCTGTAATCAATGGATTATGCGATAAGTATCACCCCTGCCAGGCTCTGGCTGATATCTTTACCATCCTGGAATTAAAAGGCCGTCTTTCAGGAGTGAAGGTTGTTTATATCGGGGATGGGAACAATGTTTCTCATTCACTAATGATCATCTGTGCGATGATGGGAATGGATATTACAATCGTTACCCCTGAAGGGTACGAACCCGACGAAACCATCTTTAACAAATCCCAGGCGATAGCAGCTGAGCATCAAGGTGCTGTGAAATGGAGTCATGATCCAGAGACGTCAGTAAAAGAGGCTGATGTCATCTATACAGATGTATGGGCGAGTATGGGTCAGGAAGAGGAAGCGGGAGAGCGTCTCACCGCTTTTAAAGCCTATCAGGTAAACGAAAGCCTGCTTTCGAAAGCAAAGGAGGATGTATCGTTTCTTCATTGCCTTCCAGCCCATCGGGAGGAAGAAGTTACTGCAGAGGTCATTGATGGACCTCATTCAGCGGTTTTCCAGCAAGCAGAAAACCGGCTTCACGTTCAAAAAGCCATCCTTCTATCAGTGATTCATGGGTGA
- a CDS encoding GyrI-like domain-containing protein codes for MENYMQVELRPKIVKKDAFQIAGISCETMMEERKIKIPKLMEQFHALYLHQLKKRIDAPVSFGLFVDPPNWNEEIDPFTWIAAVKVEGAEELPSGFLTKNIPAYTYAVLDYDPEIHAENPYPFLHRWAEEHEYQLIEGFGFESYHPFTGADTKFTLHLPVKRK; via the coding sequence GTGGAAAATTACATGCAGGTAGAGTTAAGACCTAAAATCGTCAAAAAGGATGCTTTTCAAATTGCGGGCATTTCCTGCGAGACGATGATGGAGGAAAGAAAAATTAAAATTCCAAAATTAATGGAGCAATTTCACGCTTTATATTTACATCAGTTAAAGAAGCGTATTGATGCTCCCGTTTCCTTCGGTTTGTTTGTAGATCCGCCTAATTGGAATGAGGAAATTGACCCTTTTACATGGATAGCTGCAGTGAAGGTGGAAGGGGCTGAGGAGCTTCCTTCAGGCTTTCTCACAAAGAACATTCCTGCTTATACCTACGCCGTTTTGGATTATGATCCGGAAATCCATGCTGAAAATCCCTATCCATTTCTTCATCGGTGGGCTGAAGAGCATGAGTACCAGCTTATTGAAGGTTTTGGATTTGAGAGCTACCATCCCTTCACGGGAGCAGATACTAAATTTACCTTGCACCTTCCTGTTAAAAGAAAATAA
- a CDS encoding sugar porter family MFS transporter, which yields MYKNLSKGWIFFFGALGGLLYGYDTGVISGALLYITDDIPLTNFLQGLVVSSLLVGAIVGAGMSGYVSDRFGRRRVVFSIALIYLAGAITLAFASNAVVLVIGRVILGLAVGGSTAIVPVYLSEMAPTRSRGALSSLNQLMITIGILIAYLVNYAFAPIDGWRWMLGLASVPAILLMIGVLFMPESPRWLIKRNREQDAREIMALTRQQSEIDEEIDEMKKIEQIEEGTMDILKAEWVRPMLVIGSVLALFQQLIGINAVIYYAPTIFTKAGLGDSASILGTVGIGAVNVLLTLVAIATIDKLGRKKLLLIGNVGMVISLAVLATILFTAELTNAIAWLTVIFLGLFIVFFSATWGPVVWVMLPELFPLKARGAATGITTLVLSAGNLVVSLFFPVLLGVMGTAGVFVVFAILGVCAFLFVLKFVPETKGRSLEEIENDLRGHSAS from the coding sequence ATGTATAAAAATCTAAGCAAAGGTTGGATATTCTTCTTTGGAGCCTTGGGAGGACTGTTGTACGGGTATGATACCGGTGTTATTTCCGGCGCCTTATTATACATTACCGACGACATCCCCCTTACGAACTTCCTCCAAGGGTTAGTCGTGAGCTCCCTGCTCGTCGGCGCCATTGTTGGGGCTGGGATGAGCGGTTACGTATCTGATAGGTTCGGAAGACGAAGAGTTGTTTTTTCAATCGCCCTTATATACTTAGCCGGAGCAATTACATTGGCCTTCGCTTCTAATGCAGTTGTACTGGTGATAGGACGTGTGATCCTCGGGCTCGCGGTTGGTGGTTCAACAGCGATAGTTCCCGTATATTTATCTGAAATGGCCCCAACCCGCTCTCGCGGCGCCTTATCCTCCTTAAACCAGCTGATGATCACGATTGGAATTCTGATCGCTTATCTTGTCAATTACGCTTTTGCACCTATCGACGGCTGGAGATGGATGCTCGGACTTGCTTCCGTACCGGCGATTCTGCTCATGATCGGCGTCTTGTTTATGCCCGAAAGCCCACGCTGGCTGATTAAAAGGAACAGAGAGCAAGATGCACGCGAGATTATGGCGCTGACAAGACAGCAAAGTGAGATTGATGAAGAAATAGATGAAATGAAAAAGATCGAGCAAATTGAGGAAGGAACGATGGACATCCTGAAGGCTGAATGGGTGCGTCCGATGCTGGTCATAGGTTCTGTCCTGGCACTATTCCAGCAGCTTATTGGAATTAATGCTGTCATCTACTATGCTCCTACGATTTTTACAAAAGCGGGGCTTGGAGATTCAGCCTCTATTTTAGGGACGGTCGGAATTGGTGCTGTAAACGTTCTCTTAACACTGGTAGCGATCGCTACGATCGATAAGCTGGGCAGAAAGAAATTGCTGTTAATAGGAAATGTAGGGATGGTGATCAGTTTAGCCGTCTTGGCGACGATCCTTTTTACTGCCGAGCTTACCAACGCCATAGCATGGCTGACAGTAATATTCCTAGGGTTGTTTATTGTCTTCTTCTCAGCAACGTGGGGGCCAGTAGTCTGGGTAATGCTGCCTGAACTATTCCCTTTAAAAGCTAGAGGAGCAGCAACAGGAATTACGACGTTGGTTCTTTCAGCAGGTAACCTTGTCGTTTCCCTGTTTTTCCCAGTCCTCCTTGGAGTCATGGGAACTGCAGGAGTTTTTGTGGTTTTTGCAATTCTTGGCGTATGTGCATTTCTATTTGTTCTTAAGTTTGTACCGGAAACAAAAGGACGGAGTCTTGAAGAAATTGAAAACGATTTACGAGGCCACTCAGCTTCATAA